One genomic window of Halobacterium noricense includes the following:
- a CDS encoding ParA family protein has protein sequence MTDTNTARITVANQKGGAGKTTDVIHTGGALSARGHDVLLVDIDYHGGLTCSLGYNDLYYDTDRTTLFDVLDFDQMESVNDIIVEHEEFDILPASEKLANNKNIQTLLEAPKSRERLEMTLDELEKDYDYIIVDTPPSLNVLTDNALVATGNVVIPVIPEKLNANSLQIFAKQLSSLEQAYGDINRLAIVCNRVEQNAEHRDTIEEIKSAYSLPVFEIPKRTDLSQSIGEGVSVFGFGKENQRVEDARDLFNEIADLFDETFEKTAPEEVEA, from the coding sequence ATGACTGACACCAATACCGCACGAATCACGGTAGCGAACCAGAAGGGAGGCGCGGGGAAGACTACCGACGTCATTCATACTGGCGGCGCACTCTCTGCGCGAGGCCACGACGTCCTCCTGGTCGATATCGACTACCACGGAGGGCTCACCTGCTCGCTTGGCTACAACGATCTGTACTACGACACCGACCGCACAACGCTGTTCGACGTCCTCGACTTCGACCAGATGGAGTCGGTGAACGACATCATCGTCGAGCACGAGGAATTCGACATCCTTCCCGCCAGCGAGAAACTCGCGAACAACAAGAACATCCAGACGCTGCTTGAGGCGCCGAAGAGTCGCGAGCGGTTGGAGATGACTCTCGACGAACTCGAGAAGGACTACGACTACATCATTGTCGACACGCCGCCATCCCTGAACGTCCTCACCGACAACGCCCTCGTCGCAACCGGCAACGTCGTTATCCCCGTCATTCCCGAGAAGCTCAACGCCAACAGCCTCCAGATTTTCGCAAAGCAACTGAGTTCCCTCGAACAGGCGTACGGAGACATCAACCGGCTCGCCATCGTCTGTAACCGTGTCGAGCAGAACGCCGAGCACCGTGACACTATCGAGGAGATCAAGTCGGCGTACTCCCTCCCGGTGTTCGAGATCCCGAAGCGGACCGACCTCTCTCAGTCGATTGGCGAGGGTGTGTCCGTCTTCGGCTTCGGCAAGGAGAACCAGCGCGTCGAGGATGCACGCGACCTGTTCAACGAGATCGCCGACCTGTTCGATGAGACGTTTGAGAAGACCGCACCTGAGGAGGTGGAAGCATGA
- a CDS encoding tyrosine-type recombinase/integrase: MPDRALSTPLDDSFERYLQDKGKGRGGGGGNYRRNAARELERFAEWAAGDRGADDWTGIVPDDIDREPTFDDLDERVFREYARHLGGDRGLKQNTVQTYYRYISAWCGWCVNEGYLEAHYAQRASAMAPLPEDDGRKPGDQQAWTSEQRHALTRHVDERARDAVETYTTLPEGTDPLDKQRARYAALKAARDRALVFVLAYTAVRVGELLRDPNDPRRRGVRWEDLSLDDGSMDVYRKKQQWDAASLPDPVISPLRSYRQLMDPPTERWPVFPTFDQRTLAGLVQDDLADRGEHTEAIAERRGEYARDLLLALDEDIRPPSITTDGARSILQRLSEAAEIDIDHPKHDYLAPHGGRRGMGEVLVRAFGYTVAARYLDNSEEMVRERYSHIEAGELGNVATEALEEIDSIP; the protein is encoded by the coding sequence ATGCCTGACCGAGCGCTTTCGACGCCGCTCGACGACAGCTTCGAGCGCTACCTCCAAGACAAGGGGAAAGGCCGGGGCGGCGGCGGTGGGAACTATCGACGTAACGCTGCACGCGAGCTCGAACGGTTCGCCGAGTGGGCCGCCGGCGACCGCGGCGCCGACGACTGGACCGGGATCGTCCCCGACGACATCGACCGCGAGCCGACCTTCGACGATCTCGACGAACGCGTGTTCCGGGAGTACGCCCGGCATCTCGGTGGAGATCGGGGACTCAAGCAGAACACGGTACAAACCTATTACCGCTATATCTCTGCCTGGTGTGGGTGGTGTGTCAACGAAGGGTATCTCGAGGCGCATTACGCGCAGCGGGCGAGTGCGATGGCACCGTTACCGGAGGACGACGGCCGCAAGCCCGGAGACCAACAGGCCTGGACGTCCGAACAGCGCCACGCCCTCACCCGCCACGTCGACGAACGGGCCCGCGACGCCGTCGAGACGTACACGACACTCCCGGAGGGTACTGACCCCCTCGACAAGCAGCGAGCACGCTACGCGGCGCTGAAGGCGGCTCGTGACCGGGCGCTGGTGTTCGTCCTCGCGTACACCGCCGTCCGCGTCGGAGAACTCCTCCGCGATCCGAACGACCCGCGCCGGCGCGGCGTCCGTTGGGAGGACCTCTCCCTCGACGACGGGAGTATGGACGTCTACCGGAAGAAACAGCAATGGGACGCCGCGAGTCTCCCCGACCCGGTGATCTCGCCGCTACGGAGCTACCGCCAGCTGATGGACCCACCGACGGAGCGCTGGCCGGTGTTTCCCACGTTCGACCAGCGGACGCTCGCAGGGCTCGTCCAGGATGATCTCGCCGACCGAGGAGAACATACGGAGGCAATCGCCGAACGCCGTGGGGAGTACGCTCGCGACCTCCTCCTGGCGCTCGATGAGGATATTCGGCCGCCGTCGATCACGACGGACGGCGCACGGTCGATTCTCCAACGCCTCTCTGAGGCCGCAGAGATCGATATCGACCATCCGAAACACGACTATCTCGCCCCGCACGGTGGTCGGCGTGGGATGGGAGAAGTTCTCGTTCGAGCATTCGGATACACGGTTGCCGCCCGGTATCTCGACAATTCAGAGGAGATGGTGAGAGAGCGGTATTCACATATCGAGGCCGGAGAACTCGGTAATGTCGCTACTGAGGCGCTCGAGGAGATCGATAGTATACCGTAG
- a CDS encoding heavy metal translocating P-type ATPase: MNKQSITQYYRKHRKAIVTATSGLLYGGGWSLGYLTSFNTASAAILILATIVGGYDIAKTAYHEVTNRTLGIKTLVTLAAIGAIIIGEYWEAAAVVFLFSLGSYLEGRTMRKTRTALQELLEMTPDTATVRRDGELQEVPAREVEEDEVVVVKPGGKIPVDGDVVDGESAVNQAPVTGESAPVHKADGDEVYAGTVNQEGALEIRTTGAGSDTTLERIIRRVEEAQEAQSPTESLIDRFAKYYTPAVIVLAIGAYAVTQNAILSLTLLVIGCPGALVIGPPVSIVSAIGNAARSGVLMKGGEHLERAGKIDLVAFDKTGTLTKGETTVADVEGFGAADDEVLSLAATAEKKSEHHLADAIVDAAREDPTAATDGGTTVAQADDTDASLQSIPDPDDFDVVAGKGVITHTDGHEVVVGNRALLDDRDIDVPSRVADYVREREGRGETVVHVVRDGDVIGAIAMRDELREAAPGVVAALQEAGIETVMLTGDNERTAAAVAEEVGIDDYRAELLPEDKQSVIEGYQADGHVVAMVGDGINDAPSLATADVGIAMGAAGTDTAIETADMALMADDLERIPYAVKLSKATRWNVLENVGLAVLTVTVLLAGVLTSYVTLASGMLVHEASVLLVILNGMRLLRY; the protein is encoded by the coding sequence ATGAACAAACAATCGATCACGCAGTACTACCGGAAACACCGGAAGGCCATCGTCACGGCGACGAGTGGCCTGCTCTACGGCGGTGGCTGGAGTCTGGGCTACCTCACGAGTTTCAATACGGCGAGCGCCGCCATCCTCATCCTCGCGACGATCGTGGGTGGCTACGACATCGCCAAGACCGCCTACCACGAGGTCACCAACCGGACGCTCGGCATCAAGACGCTGGTGACGCTAGCCGCCATCGGGGCCATCATCATCGGGGAGTACTGGGAGGCCGCCGCCGTCGTCTTCCTGTTCAGCCTCGGCAGCTACCTCGAGGGACGGACGATGCGGAAGACCCGGACTGCCCTCCAGGAGCTGCTGGAGATGACGCCCGACACGGCGACCGTCCGTCGCGACGGGGAACTCCAAGAAGTCCCCGCCCGCGAGGTCGAAGAGGACGAAGTCGTCGTCGTAAAGCCGGGCGGAAAGATTCCGGTCGACGGTGACGTCGTCGACGGCGAGAGCGCCGTCAACCAAGCACCAGTCACCGGCGAGAGCGCGCCCGTCCACAAGGCCGACGGCGACGAGGTCTACGCCGGGACGGTCAATCAAGAAGGCGCACTGGAGATCCGAACGACGGGTGCGGGCTCGGATACGACGCTCGAACGGATCATCCGCCGTGTCGAGGAGGCCCAAGAGGCCCAGTCGCCCACGGAGAGTCTCATCGACCGGTTCGCGAAGTATTACACGCCGGCCGTCATCGTGCTCGCTATCGGTGCGTACGCCGTCACGCAGAACGCGATCCTGTCACTGACCCTGTTGGTCATCGGCTGTCCCGGCGCGCTGGTCATCGGGCCACCGGTCAGCATCGTCTCGGCCATCGGCAACGCCGCTCGGTCTGGCGTGCTGATGAAGGGTGGCGAACACCTCGAACGCGCCGGCAAGATCGACCTTGTCGCCTTCGACAAGACCGGCACCCTCACGAAGGGCGAGACCACCGTCGCCGATGTTGAGGGGTTCGGCGCTGCTGATGACGAGGTCCTCTCACTCGCGGCGACCGCCGAGAAGAAGAGCGAACACCACCTCGCTGACGCCATCGTCGACGCGGCCCGCGAGGATCCGACCGCCGCGACGGACGGCGGAACGACGGTCGCCCAGGCGGACGATACGGACGCCAGCCTCCAGTCGATCCCCGATCCGGACGATTTCGACGTGGTCGCCGGGAAGGGCGTTATCACCCATACCGATGGCCACGAAGTTGTTGTCGGCAACCGCGCACTGCTGGACGACCGCGACATCGACGTCCCCAGTCGGGTCGCCGACTACGTCCGCGAGCGTGAGGGGCGCGGCGAGACAGTCGTCCACGTCGTTCGGGACGGGGACGTCATCGGCGCGATTGCGATGCGGGACGAGCTCCGGGAGGCCGCTCCTGGGGTCGTCGCGGCGCTTCAGGAGGCCGGCATTGAGACGGTGATGCTCACCGGCGACAACGAGCGGACGGCCGCCGCCGTTGCCGAGGAAGTCGGCATCGACGACTACCGTGCCGAACTCCTCCCCGAGGACAAGCAGTCCGTCATCGAGGGCTACCAGGCCGACGGCCACGTCGTCGCGATGGTCGGCGACGGCATCAACGACGCGCCGTCGCTGGCGACCGCCGACGTCGGCATCGCGATGGGCGCTGCCGGGACGGACACCGCCATCGAGACGGCGGACATGGCGCTGATGGCCGACGACCTCGAACGCATCCCGTACGCGGTCAAACTCAGCAAGGCGACGCGCTGGAACGTCCTCGAGAACGTCGGGCTCGCGGTGCTGACCGTGACCGTCCTCCTCGCGGGCGTGCTCACCAGCTACGTCACCCTCGCGTCGGGAATGCTGGTCCACGAGGCCAGCGTCCTCCTCGTCATCCTCAACGGGATGCGACTGCTCCGCTACTGA
- a CDS encoding heavy-metal-associated domain-containing protein produces MSDTTQFRVMDFDCPTCASTVERALSNVDGVQHVEVHYATGRVEIEYDDNVADPDAFAQTIENQGYTPQPA; encoded by the coding sequence ATGAGCGACACAACCCAGTTCCGCGTCATGGACTTCGACTGCCCGACCTGTGCGAGCACCGTCGAACGCGCCCTCTCGAACGTCGACGGCGTCCAGCACGTCGAAGTCCACTACGCGACCGGCCGCGTCGAGATTGAGTACGACGACAACGTCGCTGACCCCGACGCCTTCGCACAGACCATCGAAAACCAGGGGTACACGCCCCAGCCCGCCTAA
- a CDS encoding ArsR/SmtB family transcription factor, with protein MSSSGTDHRLADIALRDTRVSDAIDEPMRAMILDILSEEALTATEVHKRLDDRGVDRTENTVRHHINELRDAGLVDVVRFEEGRGGTTKYYHANTIVLSYSLPESADDAVEEMIEAVQPQIWDALGTLTEDHEDAIAEIVADMQPCEHCQTQKYETYVLLTVLRRAFVRAHRES; from the coding sequence ATGAGTAGTTCCGGCACCGACCACCGGCTTGCGGACATCGCGTTGCGAGACACGCGGGTTTCGGACGCCATTGACGAACCGATGCGGGCGATGATCCTCGATATTCTCTCGGAGGAGGCGCTAACGGCAACCGAGGTCCACAAACGTCTTGATGACCGCGGCGTTGACCGCACGGAGAACACGGTCCGCCATCACATCAACGAGTTACGAGATGCCGGTCTCGTCGATGTGGTCCGCTTTGAGGAGGGGCGCGGCGGGACGACGAAGTACTACCACGCAAATACGATCGTCCTCTCGTACTCGCTTCCTGAGTCAGCGGATGACGCTGTCGAGGAGATGATTGAGGCCGTTCAGCCCCAGATTTGGGATGCACTCGGGACGCTCACAGAAGACCACGAGGACGCGATAGCGGAGATCGTCGCAGATATGCAACCGTGTGAGCACTGTCAGACCCAGAAGTACGAAACCTACGTGCTCCTAACTGTCCTCCGCCGGGCGTTCGTTCGTGCGCACAGAGAGTCCTAA
- a CDS encoding SHOCT domain-containing protein: MPTNSDDTRLVTLLLVIIGAVFIVPLFFMGFGMMGFGPMMGGTWGGHMWGDGTMPGWMFIVGIVMQLLFLAALVGGGYLIYRAITGSESSSDQALEELRLAYARGELTDEEYEQRREALERDT, encoded by the coding sequence ATGCCGACAAATTCAGACGACACACGACTTGTCACGCTCCTTCTCGTTATCATCGGCGCCGTATTCATCGTCCCGTTGTTCTTCATGGGCTTCGGAATGATGGGGTTCGGTCCGATGATGGGTGGTACGTGGGGCGGTCATATGTGGGGCGACGGGACGATGCCTGGCTGGATGTTCATCGTCGGCATCGTGATGCAGTTACTGTTCCTCGCCGCCCTCGTCGGCGGTGGCTACCTCATCTACCGCGCGATTACGGGAAGTGAGAGTAGCTCAGACCAAGCCCTCGAGGAGCTCCGGCTCGCCTACGCCCGCGGAGAGCTGACCGACGAGGAATACGAACAGCGACGCGAAGCACTCGAACGAGATACCTGA
- a CDS encoding permease — protein MQVTMVEGIFEALRIGVGFLWTAAWAIIMGLTITSLVQVYVSKERMAQVLGDGDLSGLTKATAFGAASSGCSFGAVAIGKGLFKKGAHAVNFLAFMFASTNLIVELGLMILILLGWEFLLAELLGGLILIAVMAVLVHLTLPENLFDEVRETLNERDRESGVTEDPTCGMEGKDEYTLTTDGGETLEFCSEGCMETYLQEASSRGGWRDELLSWGGWYKVGNQYRKEWSMIWKDVIAGFLISGFVIVFVPQWVWNTLFIQGDGLLVTAENAIMGVAIAVISFVGSMGNVPFAVALWGGGISFAGVIAFVYADLITIPVLNVYRKYYGWKVMLYILGVFFVTMAFTGFLMELLFDAFGIVPDLAGGETATEQTYFELNYTFYLNLIAFALSGFLLYVYRRGLGAPGQYRDPVCGMRTDDSEPSATYDGETYYFCSQTCKETFGENPDEYATGHPMVMEGHDH, from the coding sequence ATGCAGGTGACGATGGTCGAGGGTATCTTCGAAGCCCTCCGAATCGGTGTCGGATTCCTCTGGACGGCGGCGTGGGCGATCATTATGGGACTCACGATCACAAGTCTGGTCCAAGTCTACGTCTCCAAGGAGCGAATGGCACAGGTGCTGGGCGACGGTGATCTGAGCGGGCTCACCAAGGCGACCGCGTTCGGGGCGGCAAGTAGCGGGTGCAGTTTCGGCGCCGTCGCCATCGGGAAGGGGCTGTTCAAGAAGGGGGCGCACGCGGTGAACTTTCTCGCGTTTATGTTCGCGTCGACGAATCTGATCGTCGAACTCGGGCTGATGATTCTGATTCTGCTCGGCTGGGAGTTCCTCTTGGCGGAACTGCTGGGCGGCCTCATCCTCATCGCCGTGATGGCCGTTCTCGTCCACCTCACACTGCCAGAGAACCTCTTCGACGAGGTCCGAGAGACGCTCAACGAGCGCGACCGCGAGTCCGGCGTCACCGAGGACCCGACCTGCGGGATGGAAGGCAAAGACGAGTACACCCTCACCACTGACGGCGGCGAGACGCTGGAGTTCTGTTCGGAGGGCTGTATGGAGACGTACCTGCAGGAGGCGTCCAGCCGCGGCGGGTGGCGTGACGAGTTGTTGTCGTGGGGTGGCTGGTACAAGGTCGGGAACCAGTACCGCAAGGAGTGGTCGATGATCTGGAAAGACGTTATCGCTGGCTTCCTCATCTCCGGGTTCGTCATCGTCTTCGTCCCCCAGTGGGTCTGGAACACGCTGTTCATCCAGGGTGACGGCCTCCTCGTCACCGCCGAGAACGCGATTATGGGCGTCGCCATCGCCGTCATCAGCTTCGTTGGGAGCATGGGCAACGTTCCCTTTGCCGTCGCGCTTTGGGGCGGCGGCATCAGCTTCGCCGGCGTCATCGCGTTCGTCTACGCCGACCTCATCACAATCCCCGTCCTGAACGTCTACCGGAAGTACTACGGCTGGAAGGTCATGCTGTACATCCTCGGCGTCTTCTTCGTCACGATGGCGTTCACGGGCTTCCTCATGGAGTTGCTGTTCGACGCCTTCGGCATCGTCCCCGATTTAGCCGGTGGTGAGACGGCGACCGAACAGACATACTTCGAACTAAACTACACGTTCTACCTCAACCTCATCGCGTTCGCGCTTTCCGGATTCCTGCTGTACGTCTATCGTCGTGGTCTCGGTGCGCCCGGCCAGTACCGCGACCCCGTCTGTGGGATGCGGACTGACGACAGCGAGCCATCGGCGACGTACGACGGCGAGACGTACTACTTCTGCTCGCAAACCTGTAAGGAGACCTTCGGAGAGAACCCGGACGAATACGCCACCGGGCATCCGATGGTGATGGAGGGACACGACCACTAA